The Pedobacter roseus genome contains a region encoding:
- the rplC gene encoding 50S ribosomal protein L3, with translation MSGIIGKKVGMTSIFDAEGRNIPCTVIEAGPCVVTQVKTEEVDGYSSIQLGYDEKKEKNTTQPLKGHFAKANTTPKRKLVEFDSFTTSLNLGDVVTVDSFAEGDFVDVVGTSKGKGFQGVVKRHGFAGVGMQTHGQHNRLRAPGSLGASSFPSRVFKGMRMAGRTGGDRVKIQNLQVLKVYADQNLLVVSGSIPGAKGSYVILDK, from the coding sequence ATGTCAGGAATTATTGGAAAAAAAGTAGGAATGACCAGTATCTTTGATGCCGAAGGAAGAAACATTCCTTGTACGGTAATCGAGGCTGGACCTTGTGTAGTTACACAGGTAAAAACCGAAGAAGTAGATGGTTATTCATCAATCCAGTTGGGTTACGATGAGAAAAAAGAGAAAAACACAACTCAACCATTGAAAGGCCATTTCGCGAAAGCAAACACAACTCCGAAACGCAAGCTGGTAGAATTTGATTCATTTACAACTTCACTTAATTTAGGTGATGTAGTAACTGTTGATTCATTCGCAGAAGGCGATTTTGTTGATGTTGTAGGTACCTCAAAAGGTAAAGGTTTTCAAGGTGTTGTAAAACGCCACGGATTCGCCGGTGTTGGTATGCAGACTCACGGTCAGCATAACCGTTTACGTGCCCCAGGTTCATTGGGAGCGTCATCTTTCCCTTCACGTGTATTCAAAGGAATGCGCATGGCAGGAAGAACAGGTGGAGACAGGGTAAAAATTCAGAACTTACAGGTTTTGAAAGTTTATGCTGATCAAAACTTATTAGTAGTTAGTGGTTCCATTCCAGGAGCTAAAGGTTCTTACGTAATCTTAGACAAGTAA
- a CDS encoding DUF1634 domain-containing protein, giving the protein MDTAKKENLNDKDIQVILGTLLRAGVIISMTIVLIGGAIFLIHNKGAVTNYKVFKPELNNFSSIAAIFKGVLTFQGDAIVQFGILMLIFTPIARIVFAIFSFLIERDYLYVLIGIIILTIITISLNGGLAH; this is encoded by the coding sequence ATGGATACAGCAAAAAAAGAAAATCTGAACGATAAAGATATCCAGGTAATTTTGGGTACACTTTTGCGTGCAGGTGTAATCATTTCGATGACCATTGTATTAATCGGTGGAGCCATTTTTCTTATCCATAATAAAGGAGCTGTTACCAATTACAAAGTTTTTAAACCTGAGCTGAACAATTTTTCATCCATAGCAGCCATATTTAAAGGTGTATTAACTTTTCAGGGCGATGCCATTGTACAGTTTGGTATCCTGATGCTCATTTTTACGCCAATTGCACGCATTGTTTTTGCTATTTTCAGCTTTTTAATAGAGCGCGATTACCTTTATGTACTCATTGGGATCATCATTTTAACCATTATAACCATCAGTTTAAATGGTGGTTTAGCACATTAA
- a CDS encoding sulfite exporter TauE/SafE family protein — translation MSVLLFTIIVLLGAFLAGLLGSLTGLGGGVIIIPLLTLALGVDIHYAIGASIVSVIATSSGSAAAYVKEGITNIRIGMFLEIATTIGAVCGAIVAVYLNANYIAILFGCILIFSAIMTLKKKVDHTTLDDTDKWAKFFKLNGSFPDKGVDHAYAVKHVPGGFLMMLFAGTLSGLLGIGSGALKVIAMDNIMRLPFKVSTTTSNFMMGVTAAASAVVYLHRGQIDPGIAMPVCIGVLTGASLGSKVLLRTKTDKLKIVFAVVVAFLALQMIYKGISGL, via the coding sequence ATGTCGGTATTGCTGTTTACCATTATCGTTTTATTAGGCGCCTTTTTAGCCGGATTATTGGGTTCGCTTACCGGTTTAGGCGGAGGGGTAATTATTATCCCCTTGCTCACCCTGGCTTTAGGTGTCGATATCCATTATGCCATTGGCGCATCCATTGTTTCGGTAATTGCTACCTCATCAGGTTCGGCTGCTGCTTACGTAAAAGAAGGCATTACCAATATCCGCATCGGGATGTTTTTAGAAATCGCCACTACAATAGGGGCGGTTTGCGGAGCCATTGTAGCGGTATACCTTAACGCAAATTACATTGCCATTCTCTTTGGCTGTATCCTCATCTTTTCGGCCATCATGACGTTGAAGAAAAAGGTAGATCACACCACTTTGGATGATACCGATAAATGGGCTAAATTTTTTAAACTGAACGGATCGTTCCCCGATAAAGGTGTGGATCATGCTTATGCTGTGAAACATGTTCCGGGTGGCTTTTTGATGATGTTATTTGCCGGAACTTTATCCGGACTGCTTGGCATTGGCAGTGGTGCCTTAAAAGTAATTGCCATGGATAACATTATGCGTTTGCCTTTTAAGGTATCAACTACCACTAGTAATTTTATGATGGGCGTTACTGCTGCAGCCAGTGCGGTGGTTTATTTACACCGTGGGCAGATTGACCCTGGTATTGCCATGCCAGTTTGTATCGGGGTTTTAACAGGCGCTTCTTTAGGCTCGAAAGTTTTATTGAGGACAAAAACAGATAAACTGAAAATTGTATTTGCCGTAGTGGTTGCCTTTTTAGCCCTGCAGATGATTTATAAAGGAATAAGCGGATTATAA
- a CDS encoding prephenate dehydrogenase, whose protein sequence is MQIGIIGLGDMGKLYALSFVNAGYKVCGADMPLRFTDLKNELEPKGIEVLIDGHEVARKSDFIIYCVEAEKIDEVVAVFARSTKYGAIVAGQTSVKHPEIAAFEKHLPEDTQIVTCHSLHGPAFSPEGQTLVVVRHRATDAVYAQALEIYKSLKSNIIEMDDYREHDRIVADTQAVTHMGFESMGSAWKNAGFFPWDNPAYAGGIDNVKILTTLRIFSYKSHIYAGLAILNPYAQKQVKYYAQAESELFKLMICENEAEFREKIYAARDFVFHESRALLLLDDNIMKEFSLSDASHKQKPNSHLSLLSMVYAWYKMGVNPYDNLICQTPPFKLRLGIAEYLFKNEAMLEESINTALYDKSIRGDDLEFHTAVHEWASIIGYGDLKGYKAHFEAAKSFFANRLNDGRDLSAEMIKRLGK, encoded by the coding sequence ATGCAAATAGGAATTATAGGTTTAGGCGATATGGGTAAATTATATGCGCTATCGTTTGTAAATGCTGGTTATAAGGTATGTGGGGCAGACATGCCTTTGCGTTTTACAGATTTAAAAAATGAACTGGAACCTAAAGGAATCGAAGTTTTGATTGATGGGCACGAGGTTGCACGAAAATCAGACTTTATTATCTATTGCGTTGAAGCGGAAAAAATTGATGAGGTAGTGGCTGTTTTTGCACGGTCGACAAAATATGGTGCCATAGTTGCCGGACAAACCTCTGTTAAACACCCGGAGATTGCCGCTTTTGAAAAACACCTTCCAGAAGATACCCAGATTGTAACCTGCCACTCTTTGCATGGACCTGCTTTTAGTCCTGAGGGACAAACGCTGGTGGTAGTGCGCCACCGTGCAACTGATGCTGTTTATGCGCAGGCATTGGAAATCTATAAATCTTTAAAATCGAACATTATTGAAATGGACGATTACAGGGAGCACGACCGCATAGTTGCTGATACACAGGCGGTAACGCACATGGGTTTCGAAAGTATGGGCTCTGCATGGAAAAATGCAGGTTTCTTTCCCTGGGATAATCCTGCCTATGCCGGAGGGATCGATAATGTAAAGATTTTAACTACGCTGAGGATCTTTAGCTATAAATCGCACATTTATGCAGGTTTGGCTATTTTAAATCCTTATGCCCAAAAACAGGTAAAATATTATGCGCAGGCAGAATCTGAGCTATTTAAACTGATGATTTGTGAAAATGAAGCAGAGTTTAGAGAAAAGATTTATGCCGCCCGCGATTTTGTATTTCATGAAAGCCGTGCCCTTTTGTTATTGGATGATAACATTATGAAAGAGTTCAGCCTGTCGGATGCCAGCCATAAACAAAAGCCTAATTCGCATTTAAGTTTGTTAAGTATGGTATATGCCTGGTATAAAATGGGCGTAAATCCTTACGATAACCTGATCTGCCAAACACCACCTTTTAAATTAAGGTTGGGTATTGCAGAGTATCTGTTCAAAAATGAGGCGATGTTAGAAGAGTCGATTAATACTGCTTTATACGATAAATCCATCCGGGGTGATGATTTAGAGTTTCATACCGCAGTGCACGAATGGGCATCGATTATTGGATATGGCGATTTAAAAGGTTACAAAGCACATTTTGAAGCAGCAAAATCATTTTTTGCCAATCGTTTAAATGATGGCAGGGATTTAAGTGCCGAGATGATTAAGAGGCTTGGTAAATAG
- a CDS encoding PorP/SprF family type IX secretion system membrane protein, whose translation MRYYIVALLFLLITPAFAQLNPMGSIYYQNQFLANPAMAGLEKGLNLNAAFKAQWAGVEGAPKIQYLTGDYGLANNKVGLGLLFYNETAGAINRTRATVTYAYHLPLNGGTNFLDFGLSAGVMNESVDFNKVKGDLDDDVLNSFNDRKLYLDGDFGAAYRTDKLTLQAALPNLKRFFKRDVLRNVVDRSTYFIAAGYKFTTDKLINSIEPKLVYRGVQNYDGIFDAGVNFQLLDNKLMLNGIYHSTNSFTAGFGTNYKNQFSLLFQYTTNTSKMLNYSNGEFELGLKYSIKN comes from the coding sequence ATGAGATATTATATCGTGGCGCTGTTGTTTTTATTGATTACACCAGCTTTTGCCCAGCTTAACCCCATGGGGAGTATTTATTACCAGAACCAGTTTTTGGCCAATCCGGCAATGGCAGGCTTGGAAAAAGGTTTAAACTTAAATGCCGCTTTTAAAGCGCAGTGGGCAGGAGTAGAAGGGGCACCAAAAATCCAATACCTCACAGGCGATTATGGTTTGGCCAATAATAAAGTAGGTTTAGGTTTGCTTTTTTATAATGAAACTGCAGGTGCGATCAACCGTACCAGGGCGACCGTAACTTATGCTTACCATTTGCCTTTAAATGGTGGAACAAACTTTCTGGATTTTGGTTTATCTGCCGGCGTGATGAACGAATCGGTAGATTTTAATAAAGTTAAAGGCGATTTAGACGATGATGTGCTAAACAGTTTTAACGATCGTAAACTTTATTTAGATGGCGATTTTGGTGCCGCTTACCGTACCGATAAATTAACATTGCAGGCTGCCTTACCAAATCTTAAGCGGTTTTTTAAAAGAGATGTATTGAGGAATGTGGTTGACCGCTCTACCTATTTTATTGCGGCAGGTTATAAATTTACTACTGATAAACTAATTAATAGTATTGAACCAAAATTGGTATACCGGGGCGTGCAAAATTATGATGGTATTTTTGATGCAGGCGTTAATTTTCAGTTATTGGACAATAAATTAATGCTAAATGGCATTTACCACAGCACAAATAGTTTTACAGCTGGCTTTGGTACAAATTATAAAAACCAGTTTTCACTTTTGTTCCAGTACACAACCAATACCTCAAAAATGCTGAATTATAGTAATGGGGAGTTCGAACTGGGCCTGAAATATAGCATTAAGAATTAA
- a CDS encoding gliding motility-associated C-terminal domain-containing protein: MRKIYCPFIFLLLMFFGNNLKAQNLPYIFNATSGYGKINNQLYDFSIGEMAVVQTFQAGNTTLSQGFLQPFLIIQTTADVAVVNNILTPNGDGKNDFFVVKGLEKYPNNKLTIFDRGGRMIYAATNYQNNWDGYFNGKPLMEDTYYYMLDLGTDGSIKGFISILYKK; encoded by the coding sequence ATGAGAAAAATATACTGTCCTTTTATATTCTTATTGCTGATGTTTTTTGGAAATAATCTGAAAGCACAGAACCTACCGTATATATTTAATGCTACCAGCGGTTATGGCAAGATCAATAACCAGTTGTACGATTTCAGTATTGGTGAAATGGCAGTGGTGCAAACTTTCCAGGCAGGAAACACCACATTGAGCCAGGGTTTTTTGCAGCCCTTCCTGATTATACAAACCACGGCCGACGTTGCTGTTGTAAATAATATCCTTACACCAAATGGTGATGGTAAAAATGATTTTTTCGTAGTGAAGGGTTTAGAAAAATATCCAAACAATAAACTCACCATTTTTGATAGGGGAGGAAGGATGATCTATGCTGCTACGAATTACCAGAACAACTGGGATGGCTATTTCAATGGAAAACCATTGATGGAAGATACCTACTACTACATGCTCGATCTGGGTACAGATGGATCTATTAAAGGTTTTATATCAATTTTATATAAAAAATAA
- a CDS encoding deoxyguanosinetriphosphate triphosphohydrolase: MEWKYLLSNKRYGQEQYGASTDRARSDFQRDYDRLIFSSPFRRLQNKTQVFPLPGSVFVHNRLTHSLEVASVARSMANIFLNSVNTHNPELIKEVPLINEVGNIVAAAALAHDLGNPAFGHSGEAAISRYFTDGDGRVYQKDMNESQWHDLINFEGNANAIRILTHPLKGKGNDAYALTYSTLASIAKYPCASIAGKQKGLLHRKKYGFFQSEEETFKKIATELHLEQEENEYLIYKRHPLVYLVEAADDICYSIIDLEDAHRLKILSYEEVKNYLLPFANSTTIEERLKNDYEDDDAKIGLLRAKAINTLTNQCATIFFEKQEELLKGELNQSLTDLLPEPYVSAWKAVEKISVERIYNFSSVIQKEVAGYKIMAGLLEEFVPALIHNNTHYYKKLVKLIPKQYHTDLTDIYSITQSVLDFVSGMTDLYAVDLYRNIKGISFPSET, translated from the coding sequence ATGGAGTGGAAATATTTACTATCGAATAAAAGGTACGGACAAGAACAATATGGTGCCAGTACCGATCGTGCGCGTTCTGATTTCCAGCGTGATTACGACCGTTTGATTTTTTCATCTCCGTTTAGAAGATTGCAGAACAAAACCCAGGTTTTTCCCTTACCCGGAAGTGTTTTTGTTCACAATCGCCTTACACATAGTTTGGAAGTGGCGAGTGTGGCCCGTTCTATGGCTAATATTTTCCTTAACAGCGTAAATACGCACAACCCTGAACTGATTAAGGAAGTGCCCTTGATTAACGAGGTAGGCAATATTGTGGCAGCAGCTGCATTGGCGCACGATTTGGGTAACCCTGCTTTTGGCCATTCAGGTGAAGCAGCCATTTCGAGGTACTTTACCGATGGCGACGGCCGTGTGTATCAAAAAGACATGAACGAATCGCAGTGGCATGATCTGATTAATTTTGAAGGAAATGCAAATGCCATCAGGATCCTTACGCATCCGCTTAAAGGAAAAGGCAACGATGCTTATGCCTTAACTTATTCAACCCTGGCTTCGATTGCAAAGTACCCATGTGCATCTATTGCAGGTAAACAAAAAGGCCTTTTGCACCGCAAAAAATATGGTTTCTTTCAGTCGGAAGAAGAAACATTTAAAAAAATTGCTACCGAGCTTCATTTAGAACAGGAAGAAAACGAATACCTGATTTATAAACGCCACCCTTTGGTTTACCTGGTTGAAGCGGCAGATGATATCTGTTACAGCATCATCGACCTGGAAGATGCCCACCGTTTAAAAATCCTGTCTTACGAAGAGGTAAAAAACTACCTGTTGCCATTTGCTAACTCAACAACAATTGAAGAACGTTTAAAAAACGATTATGAAGACGATGATGCCAAAATCGGTCTGTTAAGGGCAAAAGCCATCAACACCCTGACCAACCAGTGCGCAACCATCTTTTTCGAAAAGCAGGAAGAACTGTTAAAAGGAGAGCTGAATCAAAGCTTAACCGATTTATTACCTGAACCATACGTCTCAGCCTGGAAGGCAGTCGAAAAAATTTCGGTTGAACGCATTTATAATTTCTCTTCAGTAATCCAGAAAGAAGTGGCTGGCTACAAAATTATGGCTGGTTTATTGGAAGAATTTGTACCAGCGCTGATCCATAACAATACGCATTATTATAAAAAACTGGTCAAGCTGATCCCTAAACAGTACCATACAGATTTAACTGATATTTATTCCATCACACAGAGTGTATTAGACTTTGTTTCGGGAATGACAGACCTCTATGCTGTAGATTTATACCGGAATATTAAAGGCATCTCTTTCCCGTCAGAAACGTAG
- a CDS encoding MGH1-like glycoside hydrolase domain-containing protein, with protein MSKAEQNRINQQYANQKAWLKWGPYLTERQWGTVREDYSPNGNAWDFTTHDTARSKAFRWGEEGLGGISDDQQLLCVGLALWNGEDAILKERLFGLSNEEGNHGEDVKELYYYLDNTPMHTYMQMLYKYPQSAFPYSRLVDENAKRSRLEPEFELMDTGIFDEDKYFDVFINYAKDDVDDLLINYTIFNRSNEDAGLHILPQLWYRNNWSWDGATAKPAISSIGQNKLLLHSEKQGKFYCYADGMPEFLFTDNETNNERLYQSANVSDFVKDGINDYLINGNKKAVNPAKTGTKVAVHYTKLIPAKQSISIKLRLSSSQLKAPFEDYDQIFEARKKEANEFYADKYAANCSDEEKMLQRQAWAGILWNKQYYNYDVNAWLKGDAGLPKPAIERACGRNYHWSHFMANDIILMPDKWEYPWFAAWDLAFHCIALAPVDPDFAKQQLRLLLNNSYIHPNGQLPAYEWDFTDANPPVHALASYKVYLVDKKIKGTGDLKFLEEVFQRLLLNFTWWVNQKDSEGNNIFEGGFLGLDNIGIFNRSEPVPGGGFLEQADGTSWMAMYALNMLQISIELALQNPLYEDMAIKFAQHFLFIAGSIDNMGDHHIGLWDDHDGFYYDLLRNPNGNWDRLRLRSLVGLIPMFAVIVFSDKDWKDLPKLRSHLEAFMLQRPDLVQLVSHWADKSGNDKHLFSLLRGHRMKMLLRRMLDTTEFLSDFGIRSVSKIYETQPFSYWLNGSDYSVKYIPAESDTGMFGGNSNWRGPIWMPLNYLLVDALKHFHEYYTDDFRVEYPTGSNEYFSLNEIADLLSKRMKNLFLKNDKGERAAFGGYPKLNHDEHFKDYILYYEYFNGDNGKGLGASHQTGWTALIALL; from the coding sequence ATGAGCAAGGCAGAGCAAAATCGGATTAATCAACAATATGCCAATCAAAAAGCGTGGCTTAAATGGGGACCATACCTTACTGAGCGACAGTGGGGAACGGTGAGGGAAGATTATAGCCCCAATGGAAATGCCTGGGATTTTACAACGCATGATACAGCGAGGAGCAAAGCTTTTAGGTGGGGTGAGGAAGGATTAGGGGGCATAAGTGATGATCAGCAACTGCTTTGTGTAGGATTAGCTTTGTGGAATGGTGAGGATGCTATTTTAAAAGAACGGCTTTTTGGTTTGAGCAACGAGGAGGGCAATCATGGAGAAGATGTTAAAGAACTTTATTATTATTTAGATAATACACCCATGCATACCTATATGCAAATGTTGTATAAATATCCACAATCTGCTTTCCCTTACTCCAGGCTTGTTGATGAAAATGCCAAACGATCAAGACTGGAACCCGAATTTGAATTAATGGATACAGGCATCTTTGATGAAGATAAATATTTTGATGTTTTTATCAATTATGCAAAGGATGATGTGGATGATTTGCTCATTAATTACACCATTTTTAATAGAAGTAATGAAGATGCCGGGCTTCATATCTTACCACAGTTATGGTATCGTAACAACTGGAGTTGGGATGGCGCTACAGCTAAACCTGCAATTAGCAGCATTGGACAAAATAAATTGCTTTTGCATTCAGAAAAGCAAGGTAAATTTTATTGTTATGCAGATGGTATGCCTGAATTTTTATTTACCGATAATGAAACCAATAATGAACGTTTATATCAATCGGCCAATGTATCAGATTTTGTAAAGGATGGTATAAATGACTATCTGATAAACGGGAATAAAAAGGCTGTAAATCCTGCCAAAACAGGAACCAAAGTTGCAGTTCATTATACAAAGCTTATTCCTGCAAAACAAAGTATCAGCATAAAATTAAGATTAAGCAGTAGCCAGCTAAAAGCACCATTTGAAGATTACGATCAGATTTTTGAAGCGCGTAAAAAAGAAGCCAATGAGTTTTATGCCGATAAATACGCTGCGAATTGTAGTGATGAAGAAAAGATGCTACAACGCCAGGCTTGGGCGGGTATTTTGTGGAATAAACAGTATTATAATTATGATGTTAATGCCTGGTTAAAGGGCGATGCAGGTTTACCAAAACCAGCAATTGAAAGAGCGTGTGGAAGAAATTACCACTGGAGCCATTTTATGGCAAATGATATTATTTTAATGCCCGATAAGTGGGAGTACCCCTGGTTTGCAGCCTGGGATCTTGCTTTTCATTGCATAGCGCTTGCGCCTGTAGATCCCGATTTTGCCAAACAGCAATTGAGGTTGTTATTAAACAACAGTTATATCCATCCTAACGGACAATTGCCCGCCTACGAATGGGATTTTACAGATGCAAATCCGCCGGTGCATGCATTGGCTTCTTACAAGGTTTATCTGGTAGATAAAAAAATAAAAGGAACCGGTGATTTAAAGTTTTTAGAAGAGGTGTTTCAGCGCTTACTCCTCAACTTCACCTGGTGGGTAAACCAAAAAGATAGCGAGGGTAATAATATTTTTGAAGGTGGCTTTCTGGGGCTTGATAACATTGGGATATTTAACCGCAGTGAGCCCGTACCCGGCGGTGGCTTTTTAGAGCAAGCCGATGGCACCAGCTGGATGGCAATGTATGCTTTGAATATGCTTCAGATAAGTATAGAGCTTGCCTTACAAAATCCGTTATATGAAGATATGGCAATAAAATTTGCACAACATTTCTTATTTATTGCCGGATCAATTGATAATATGGGCGACCATCACATTGGACTATGGGATGATCATGATGGTTTTTACTACGATTTATTACGTAATCCCAATGGAAACTGGGATCGGTTACGCCTCCGCTCTCTTGTTGGTTTGATCCCCATGTTTGCGGTTATTGTTTTTAGCGATAAAGATTGGAAAGACTTGCCAAAACTTAGATCTCATTTGGAAGCTTTTATGCTTCAACGACCTGATTTAGTACAGCTGGTGAGCCATTGGGCAGATAAAAGTGGAAATGATAAACACTTGTTTTCGCTTTTGCGTGGCCATAGGATGAAAATGCTTTTGCGCAGAATGCTGGATACGACCGAGTTCCTCTCTGATTTTGGTATTCGATCGGTTTCCAAAATTTACGAAACACAGCCTTTTAGTTACTGGTTAAATGGAAGTGATTATTCTGTAAAATATATTCCTGCAGAAAGTGATACAGGTATGTTTGGTGGAAACAGCAATTGGCGCGGGCCAATTTGGATGCCTTTAAACTATTTATTAGTTGATGCCTTAAAACACTTTCACGAATATTATACAGATGATTTTAGGGTGGAATATCCAACAGGATCAAACGAATATTTCTCACTGAATGAAATTGCAGATTTATTGAGCAAAAGGATGAAAAATTTATTCCTTAAAAATGATAAAGGGGAGCGTGCGGCATTTGGAGGTTATCCTAAATTAAATCACGACGAACATTTTAAAGATTACATTTTATACTACGAATACTTTAATGGTGACAATGGAAAAGGTTTGGGTGCTAGCCATCAAACGGGGTGGACTGCTTTGATTGCCCTTTTATAG
- a CDS encoding YtxH domain-containing protein: protein MGLLKYAILGAAAVYGFKYATKKRATDGKSLVDDFREKAPEYVDKVKQYGDRIKKDYSQTSDLY from the coding sequence ATGGGATTATTAAAATATGCCATTTTAGGCGCTGCAGCAGTTTACGGGTTTAAATATGCTACAAAGAAAAGAGCTACTGATGGAAAATCGTTGGTAGATGATTTTAGGGAAAAAGCACCTGAATATGTTGACAAAGTAAAACAGTATGGTGACCGGATCAAAAAGGATTATTCACAAACAAGTGATTTATACTGA